From a region of the Pecten maximus chromosome 18, xPecMax1.1, whole genome shotgun sequence genome:
- the LOC117316739 gene encoding FMRFamide receptor-like has product MSENNTMSIFNISLTPASLPPALVEPDNSEQLRITRLIVQNILVPLVVALGLTGNILSIIVLTHRSMRTSTNCYLATLAIFDTLYLLMSFSLSFKHYGDLGDDRVYKYWFPVARVLTDMCGNVSVCLTVTFTVERYIAVCLPMRGHVICTPERARIIATLVVLFALASTSPEFFEWEVSEKVVNNVTTVEVTDTEFGKSSVYRVGYYWYLVVMFTFVPLLCIWTFNSILIYTVWKATMLRRRMTQVVSNRTHGERQQGEQQRITLMLISVGIVFIVCQIPSAFLIIYNAYLEHADIIPTRAEINSMRIAGNVTNLLLLLNAAINFMLYSVMSTKFRRVFLRVVCRPCYGQKNKFNCTEYSYITNQTSTRRCSHFRTTYDNRIHRDDNLTASLGTLLPQTRDNRRSWSPGRSVGNLRYSSDSLHLATTPTKSVPNGRSRSKNSMLDTNI; this is encoded by the coding sequence ATGTCGGAGAACAACACAATGTCTATCTTCAACATTTCACTGACTCCAGCAAGTCTTCCACCAGCTTTGGTGGAGCCGGATAATAGTGAACAACTCCGGATAACTCGATTGATTGTCCAGAATATCCTGGTTCCTCTTGTCGTAGCTCTGGGGTTAACGGGTAACATTCTCAGTATCATTGTTCTTACTCATCGTTCCATGCGGACGTCGACAAATTGCTATCTCGCAACATTAGCCATATTTGACACGCTGTATTTGCTCATGTCTTTCTCCCTTAGTTTCAAACATTACGGCGATCTAGGAGATGATCGTGTTTATAAATACTGGTTTCCCGTGGCACGTGTTCTAACGGATATGTGTGGAAATGTGTCTGTTTGTCTCACTGTGACATTTACGGTAGAACGATACATAGCGGTATGTCTCCCTATGCGAGGTCACGTGATATGTACTCCAGAACGGGCGCGGATTATAGCGACGCTTGTTGTCCTTTTCGCTTTAGCGTCAACGTCACCGGAATTCTTTGAATGGGAAGTGTCAGAGAAAGTTGTGAATAACGTGACGACTGTTGAAGTAACTGACACGGAATTCGGGAAAAGTAGCGTTTACAGAGTGGGGTATTACTGGTACCTCGTTGTCATGTTTACTTTTGTTCCTCTTTTGTGTATTTGGacttttaattcaattttgatttataCAGTTTGGAAAGCGACGATGTTACGTCGCCGAATGACACAGGTCGTGTCCAATCGGACGCACGGAGAACGCCAACAAGGGGAACAACAGAGGATTACTCTTATGTTAATTAGTGTCGGTATCGTATTCATAGTCTGTCAAATTCCTTCAGCcttcttaattatatataacgcTTATTTAGAACATGCTGATATCATACCAACAAGAGCCGAAATCAACAGTATGAGAATCGCTGGTAATGTGACAAATTTACTTTTACTGCTGAACGCCGCTATCAACTTCATGTTATACTCGGTGATGAGTACCAAGTTCCGTCGAGTATTTTTACGTGTTGTATGTAGACCCTGTTATGGacagaaaaacaaatttaattgcACAGAGTATAGTTACATTACAAATCAAACATCTACGAGACGTTGTTCACACTTCCGGACAACATACGATAATCGGATACACAGGGACGACAATTTAACTGCTTCACTCGGGACACTTCTTCCTCAAACAAGAGATAATAGAAGAAGTTGGTCACCAGGACGGAGTGTAGGAAACCTTCGGTACTCTTCAGATTCTTTGCATTTGGCTACCACACCAACTAAAAGTGTTCCAAATGGTCGTTCTAGGAGCAAAAACAGCATGTTGGATACAAACATTTGA